Sequence from the Sardina pilchardus chromosome 15, fSarPil1.1, whole genome shotgun sequence genome:
GGAATGACTTTTGATAAAGTGCTGTCGGAAACATCGTGGTCTGCGGACTCCTTGGTTGGCTGTGAAGACAAAACAATGAGAGGAAAAGGTCCCATTTCTCAGTTTAATAATGGGGCCATCTGGCAGCTGCCTCTGAAGGCATCCGGTTGAGCCACATGTTATCACAGACACATCTGTGCCAGTGTAAAATGCTGCGGGAAACTAAATCAAAAACCCTCTCAGTAAAATGCTGCTACTTCTCTTGTGCACTGCACCATTTCGGATGACATTTCAACCTGTAGGTAGGGCATGGGGGTGGAAGCATCTGATaaaggaatacacacacacacacacaatggaaatgGACAAATACAGCTGCTGTTAAtggtctcttcctctttttgacagtgtgtgcgtgtcaaaTGGCCTTACAGAGATGTAAAACGGCatttaaaatctaaaaaaagtaacaacaacaacaacatcaagttCACTGATGTTTAGCAGATGCCATAAATTGCCTTCATCCAAGGCGACACAGACTCGGCGGCAGGGATCGAACTCAGGTCAACCGATTGTTAGTCAGTAACATTAGCGCTGCTCCGCCAGGCCCTGCAGAACTCAGGGCAAGGTTGGATTTAGTCATTTCTGTCTCCTCATGTTATCCCTTAGTTACACTGGTCACTTCCAATTCTGAATGTGGTCTCTGTCTTTGTTACATTCTTCCATTAACAGCATGTAACTGCCTCACTGATATACACAATAAGACAAGTATGACACAAAAATTTTAGAAAATCAAATACATTTCTACTACAAATGTTTTATGCAGGTAGCCTTGTCCTAAATGTACAAATGTTCTACTTATTTTCGTAAGAATTTTGCAAAATTCTGGATTTAATCAATATTTGGACACCCTGCTCTGTAAGAAgaaaatacatttccacaacTAATGTTTCTGTAAAACAACTAAAACTTTTGCACAATGCTGGGCATAATATTTGAACACCCTGACCTGTAAACTAAAGTGATGAAATATGGGTCAAATGCGAGCTCAAACAAGAATTAAAAAGCCATGGCAACAAAAGAACACTGACAGTACCTGTTTGGCTTGCCTCCCTTTGTCCTCAGCTTTTACGTCTTTGGACTCATTAAAGATCCGCAGGCACTCCTCCAGGGGGTCGGGGTCAGAGTCATAGTCCACGTCCTGCAGGCTGGAGTAGTCCACACCTccatcatcaacatcaacgTCACTCCGATCGTCTTCCTGGCCGATCTCTTCCTCAGAGAATGAGCGCCTGTCGACTGAGTCCTTCTTATTGCTCAACAGGCCTGTCCGCCTGTGTGCAGAGGCCGACTTCCTCACAAtgatctcctcctcttcctcctcgtcgtcgtcgtcatcgtcgtcatcgtcctcctcctgcctggcctcctctccactctcgtCTCCAAACAGATCAACATGACTCAGTGACCTCTGTTTCTGCCTGCCCACCTTGGCTACTTTGCCGCCTGACGACGAGCTGCTTTTCCTACTTTTGTCTTTGCTGACCGATCCGCTCCCTTGGCTCGATTTAGATTTGTCCTTGTCCTTCCCGGCCGAGTGAAGCTTGCCGTTTTTCTGATCTTTATATTTGGACGAGGAGTCCCTTTCGTGGGTCTTGTCTGTCTTATGCTTTTTGACCTCGttgctcctctccttctccttgtgACTCagctcacctttgaccttttcagGTCTCTTGCTCTTGCCGTCtgtgctcttctcctccttcctgcTCTTGTGTGCCACCTTGTCCTTCAGTCTGTTTTTATCGTCAGTCCTCTCAGTCTTCTTGACGCTCTCAGAGCTCGGCTTCTTCTTTTTATCGCTGCTGGAGCTCTCGGTCCTCACCTTCTCACCGCTGCTTTTTCCGCTGGGccgcttctcttctcttttcgcATCTCCGTTCTTACTGCTCTTCTTTTGACTGTCCCGACTGTCTTTGGCTTTCTTTTCAGGAACTTTCTCTCGGGGCCGTTCCCGATCCAGGATCTCCTCTGGGTCCTCCGAGTCGCCCTGCGAGGAAGCTTCCTCTGGCTTGGAATTCTGGCTCCTCTGTTGCTTCAGAACCCTCGAGGAGGGAGCGACGTCGCCCTTCTCCTCCGAGCTCCTCCGAGTACTGTCCTCGGCTGAGGCACTGGCATTCTTCCGTCGCTGCAGGTGGCTGAGCAACATCGGCCGGTATTCCGTCCCCGAGCTCTCCTCGTCTGACTCTGCGAAATAGGCAGAGTACTTCTGACTGTCCACCACCGGCTGCTGCTGCGGCCGCGGTTTTTTAACCGTAGGCACATACTCCTCATCTATAGACTGCTTCCTCTTACTAGTAGGCGGAGACACCTTCTTAGTCTCTGCATCAGTAGTGAGCGCCCTCTGGGCCTTGTTTTTGCTGGCCAATTTGGCCGAAAAGTTGGATAGAGGGTCATATTCCATGTCAGTGAGGGGTTTGGATTTGTCAAGTGTGTACTTGTTCTTGACAGATGTGGATCTCTGGGGGCTGGAGGGAAGATTGGAGGTGCGGGAGGTTGTACTGAAAAGTAAGGAttttttctttgacattttgctAACAGCTGTGGGTACATACTCCAGAGAACTGCTATGATTGTCCTCACTTTCTGAGTCCAAAGGGGATTTGGATGCATCGAGTGTGTATTTGCACTTTACAGAAGAGGAACTCTGAGGGCTGGAGGGAAGTTTGGAGGTGCGGGAAGTCGGACTGAAAAGTAAAGACTTTTTTGCCGACGTTTTGCTGACAGTCGTGGGTACGTACTCCATTGAACTGCCATGGTTCTCCTCACTTTCTGAGTCCAAGACGTATTTATTGGAGCGAGGGGTGGGGCTGTAATCAGTCCCTTGTGTCATCTGATAACTCCCCGGGTCATAACCCTGATGAGAGGCAACAGGGACAGGCTTTTTCCGTTTGGGTCCCACAGTGGAGGCGCTTGATGTAGGCTCATATTCCTGGTCCCCAATATGTGAgagtttcttcctctctctctccacctcacacTGAACCGCCTCGATAGCGCGATTGACCAGTTCAAGTTCAATGGCGCCCACGTCCATAGGCGAACCTGGTCGCAGCTTGGTCTCAGGTTCCTCATTGCGATGGTCTTCTGGCCGCACTACCTCAGGGCTGAATGGATCATAACACTCTTCTgctaaaacataaacatacaagcGAAATAGTAAGCGTCATAGTGCAGTGGAAAATCAATTGGTTGTGACTAGACAGTAGTTCAATCGAAATTAAAACATGCAAGGAACGCCTTTAGTTCAACGTTAAAAGTTCCAGGAACTTAATACTTATGGCAACTGCCATCAAATTCATTAAGACAATAATGCTGACATCTGATTTACTGAACATAACATCTGCAGTGTACGATATCTGTAACATTAAAATTGACATCTCCATCGCAACAGGAATAAGCTAATAGAAATGTGGCAAGTGTCACCAATAGTTCAGTCTGCCCAAAAAACATGTAGTTTCGGTTTAACTAACAATTACAAGATCTGCAGCAGTAACCGTTAGCTAACTGCTTCTAATAATCGCAGTGCAATAGCCGCTCAGAGCAGAGGGCTGCAGCTGTCGCGTGCATGTATTTGTTTACA
This genomic interval carries:
- the rexo1 gene encoding RNA exonuclease 1 homolog isoform X1 translates to MLRSTGFFRGIDCPFYTESYNGKIVKNGCNRPYCHFRHSNQRRTSIGAFEVRKTKELSSSTNAEECYDPFSPEVVRPEDHRNEEPETKLRPGSPMDVGAIELELVNRAIEAVQCEVERERKKLSHIGDQEYEPTSSASTVGPKRKKPVPVASHQGYDPGSYQMTQGTDYSPTPRSNKYVLDSESEENHGSSMEYVPTTVSKTSAKKSLLFSPTSRTSKLPSSPQSSSSVKCKYTLDASKSPLDSESEDNHSSSLEYVPTAVSKMSKKKSLLFSTTSRTSNLPSSPQRSTSVKNKYTLDKSKPLTDMEYDPLSNFSAKLASKNKAQRALTTDAETKKVSPPTSKRKQSIDEEYVPTVKKPRPQQQPVVDSQKYSAYFAESDEESSGTEYRPMLLSHLQRRKNASASAEDSTRRSSEEKGDVAPSSRVLKQQRSQNSKPEEASSQGDSEDPEEILDRERPREKVPEKKAKDSRDSQKKSSKNGDAKREEKRPSGKSSGEKVRTESSSSDKKKKPSSESVKKTERTDDKNRLKDKVAHKSRKEEKSTDGKSKRPEKVKGELSHKEKERSNEVKKHKTDKTHERDSSSKYKDQKNGKLHSAGKDKDKSKSSQGSGSVSKDKSRKSSSSSGGKVAKVGRQKQRSLSHVDLFGDESGEEARQEEDDDDDDDDDEEEEEEIIVRKSASAHRRTGLLSNKKDSVDRRSFSEEEIGQEDDRSDVDVDDGGVDYSSLQDVDYDSDPDPLEECLRIFNESKDVKAEDKGRQAKQPTKESADHDVSDSTLSKVIPGQKKRVSHFAAKGSESSRASVVRPYRRPTAQEMCYQRMQMAQQQAEQLAVVVKAAAAASSSYSLSSSSTAFSAEKKRVAHRPNPSALSLKASSEAKTSGSRVLSPTRATPELSSVKAHTSAGILSKTMSTSMQKRVAHTPTMKSSSMKRPVIPIEFGAKVPTGVRQRYLNLFIDECLKVCPAEPTAFQMALDEEQVVYDRSSSKNIYLNVAVNTLKKLRSKSTLPASNPPKYQAAGASQKIQSHEKMLGGRMAAKTSFTINRKGKQQEMELRGACLYTKLKEYLMTEEQLQEHGYPRPNPDRSGHVIIHNAPEKKNLDPFSKVCCRCGAEYKINVNGSCVRKEECCHHWGRLRRHRVSGGWETHYNCCSGAVGSLGCQVSKQHVQDGRKEAVEGYVKTFDKSLPADGDAGVFALDCEMSYTKQGLELTRVTVINSELKVIYDTFVKPDSKVVDYNTRFSGVTEEDLESCSITMRDVQAVLLSMFSSESILIGHSLESDLTALKLVHSTVVDTAIVFPHRLGLPYKRALRNLMADHLKRIIQDNVEGHDSSEDACACMELMMWKIKEDAKVKR
- the rexo1 gene encoding RNA exonuclease 1 homolog isoform X2 — encoded protein: MLRSTGFFRGIDCPFYTESYNGKIVKNGCNRPYCHFRHSNQRRTSIGAFEVRKTKELSSSTNEECYDPFSPEVVRPEDHRNEEPETKLRPGSPMDVGAIELELVNRAIEAVQCEVERERKKLSHIGDQEYEPTSSASTVGPKRKKPVPVASHQGYDPGSYQMTQGTDYSPTPRSNKYVLDSESEENHGSSMEYVPTTVSKTSAKKSLLFSPTSRTSKLPSSPQSSSSVKCKYTLDASKSPLDSESEDNHSSSLEYVPTAVSKMSKKKSLLFSTTSRTSNLPSSPQRSTSVKNKYTLDKSKPLTDMEYDPLSNFSAKLASKNKAQRALTTDAETKKVSPPTSKRKQSIDEEYVPTVKKPRPQQQPVVDSQKYSAYFAESDEESSGTEYRPMLLSHLQRRKNASASAEDSTRRSSEEKGDVAPSSRVLKQQRSQNSKPEEASSQGDSEDPEEILDRERPREKVPEKKAKDSRDSQKKSSKNGDAKREEKRPSGKSSGEKVRTESSSSDKKKKPSSESVKKTERTDDKNRLKDKVAHKSRKEEKSTDGKSKRPEKVKGELSHKEKERSNEVKKHKTDKTHERDSSSKYKDQKNGKLHSAGKDKDKSKSSQGSGSVSKDKSRKSSSSSGGKVAKVGRQKQRSLSHVDLFGDESGEEARQEEDDDDDDDDDEEEEEEIIVRKSASAHRRTGLLSNKKDSVDRRSFSEEEIGQEDDRSDVDVDDGGVDYSSLQDVDYDSDPDPLEECLRIFNESKDVKAEDKGRQAKQPTKESADHDVSDSTLSKVIPGQKKRVSHFAAKGSESSRASVVRPYRRPTAQEMCYQRMQMAQQQAEQLAVVVKAAAAASSSYSLSSSSTAFSAEKKRVAHRPNPSALSLKASSEAKTSGSRVLSPTRATPELSSVKAHTSAGILSKTMSTSMQKRVAHTPTMKSSSMKRPVIPIEFGAKVPTGVRQRYLNLFIDECLKVCPAEPTAFQMALDEEQVVYDRSSSKNIYLNVAVNTLKKLRSKSTLPASNPPKYQAAGASQKIQSHEKMLGGRMAAKTSFTINRKGKQQEMELRGACLYTKLKEYLMTEEQLQEHGYPRPNPDRSGHVIIHNAPEKKNLDPFSKVCCRCGAEYKINVNGSCVRKEECCHHWGRLRRHRVSGGWETHYNCCSGAVGSLGCQVSKQHVQDGRKEAVEGYVKTFDKSLPADGDAGVFALDCEMSYTKQGLELTRVTVINSELKVIYDTFVKPDSKVVDYNTRFSGVTEEDLESCSITMRDVQAVLLSMFSSESILIGHSLESDLTALKLVHSTVVDTAIVFPHRLGLPYKRALRNLMADHLKRIIQDNVEGHDSSEDACACMELMMWKIKEDAKVKR